A stretch of the Fusobacterium varium genome encodes the following:
- a CDS encoding putative transcriptional regulator, producing MGVIIKLNAMKNQLTSIEKKIAEYILADPERIKNLNTYEIANNCDTSQASIVRFSKKLGFKGFPDFKLSLSQDIGNRKAESHVNIMHEEIKPSDTFEIIGKKVATENTMAVNNTYEITDFKELEKAVKAISDARKIMLAGVGFSGIVAKDFHFKLLELGKETLFESDTHMQLSCLATMNEDDVLFVISHSGKTLEVFNLVKAAKNKKIKIITLTSVVQSPIRELGDIKLSTVEMKNDFRATALSPRISQLTVIDMIYIKLMLENEDLQDYIFNAIELVKSFKLN from the coding sequence ATGGGAGTAATTATTAAACTAAATGCTATGAAGAATCAACTTACATCTATAGAAAAAAAGATAGCTGAGTACATACTGGCTGATCCTGAAAGAATAAAAAATCTTAATACTTATGAAATTGCAAATAATTGTGATACAAGCCAAGCTTCTATTGTAAGATTTTCAAAAAAATTAGGATTCAAAGGGTTTCCTGATTTTAAACTTTCACTAAGTCAGGATATTGGAAATAGAAAAGCTGAATCACATGTAAATATAATGCATGAAGAAATCAAGCCTTCAGATACTTTTGAAATAATAGGAAAAAAAGTGGCCACTGAAAATACAATGGCAGTAAATAATACTTATGAGATAACAGATTTTAAAGAATTAGAAAAAGCTGTAAAAGCAATATCTGATGCCAGAAAAATTATGCTTGCAGGAGTAGGTTTTTCTGGGATAGTGGCTAAAGACTTCCATTTTAAACTTTTGGAATTAGGTAAGGAAACTTTATTTGAAAGCGATACTCATATGCAGTTAAGTTGTCTTGCTACAATGAATGAGGATGATGTACTTTTTGTAATATCTCACAGTGGAAAAACTTTAGAAGTATTTAATCTTGTAAAAGCTGCAAAGAACAAAAAAATAAAAATAATTACATTAACAAGTGTAGTTCAAAGTCCTATAAGGGAATTGGGAGATATAAAATTAAGCACAGTGGAAATGAAAAATGATTTTAGAGCAACAGCTTTATCTCCAAGAATTTCCCAATTAACAGTAATAGATATGATATATATAAAACTTATGCTTGAAAATGAAGATTTACAAGATTATATTTTCAATGCTATAGAGCTTGTAAAAAGTTTTAAGCTTAACTAA
- the nagB gene encoding glucosamine-6-phosphate deaminase, giving the protein MRVVITEKKVGDWAAVHVAKRINEFKPTKERPFVLGLPTGGTPLEMYKRLIQLNKDGIVSFENVVTFNMDEYVGVTPDNDQSYHYYMYTNFFNHIDIKKENINILNGMAEDYRAECQRYEEKIKSYGGIHLFLGGVGPDGHIAFNEPGSSLASRTRDKELAMDTIIANARFFNGDINAVPKLALTVGVGTILDAKEVLIMVTGLNKARALHYGVEEGVNHMWTISALQLHKSGIIVSDEAACAELKVGTYRYFKDIERNNLDTDKMLADLYNTK; this is encoded by the coding sequence ATGAGAGTTGTTATCACAGAGAAAAAAGTTGGAGATTGGGCTGCAGTACATGTAGCAAAAAGAATCAATGAATTTAAACCTACAAAAGAAAGACCTTTTGTATTAGGACTTCCTACTGGAGGAACACCATTAGAAATGTATAAAAGACTTATACAGCTGAATAAAGATGGAATAGTTTCTTTTGAAAATGTAGTTACATTTAATATGGATGAATATGTAGGAGTTACACCTGATAATGACCAAAGTTATCATTATTATATGTACACTAATTTTTTTAATCATATAGATATAAAAAAAGAAAATATAAATATACTTAATGGGATGGCTGAAGATTATAGAGCTGAGTGTCAAAGATATGAAGAGAAAATAAAATCGTATGGTGGAATTCACTTATTTTTAGGAGGAGTTGGGCCTGATGGGCATATTGCCTTTAACGAACCTGGATCTTCACTTGCTTCTAGAACTAGAGATAAAGAACTTGCAATGGATACAATAATAGCCAATGCAAGATTTTTTAATGGAGATATAAATGCAGTTCCTAAATTAGCATTGACTGTAGGAGTTGGAACAATACTTGATGCTAAAGAAGTTCTTATTATGGTAACTGGACTTAATAAAGCAAGGGCACTTCATTATGGAGTGGAAGAAGGAGTTAATCATATGTGGACTATTTCAGCTCTGCAGTTACATAAATCTGGAATAATAGTTTCCGATGAAGCAGCTTGTGCTGAATTAAAAGTTGGAACTTACAGATATTTCAAAGATATAGAAAGAAATAACTTAGATACAGATAAAATGTTGGCTGACTTGTATAACACTAAATAG
- a CDS encoding amino acid ABC transporter permease — MEYLALLKDIFLGGNRYMYIVNGLAFSIGTTMLAALIGVLLGIFIALMELSHFYPLKHKKGWEKFNPISSLAFAYVDLIRGTPAVVQLMILANLIFVGALRDTPILVIAGLSFGINSGAYVAEIIRAGIEGLDKGQMEAARALGMPYGIAMKEIIIPQAVKKILPALVSEFITLLKETSIVGFIGGVDLLRSANIITSQTYRGVEPLLAVGLIYLILTAVFTKFMRGIEKGLKVSD; from the coding sequence ATGGAGTATTTAGCATTACTAAAAGATATTTTTCTTGGAGGAAACAGATACATGTATATTGTAAATGGACTGGCTTTCTCTATTGGGACAACTATGCTGGCAGCATTAATCGGAGTATTATTAGGTATATTTATTGCTCTTATGGAATTGTCACATTTTTATCCATTAAAACATAAAAAGGGATGGGAGAAGTTTAATCCTATATCATCACTTGCATTTGCATATGTAGACCTTATTAGAGGAACACCAGCAGTTGTACAGCTTATGATACTTGCAAACTTAATATTTGTAGGAGCTTTAAGAGATACACCTATACTTGTTATAGCTGGACTATCTTTTGGAATCAATTCAGGTGCTTATGTTGCTGAAATAATAAGAGCAGGTATAGAAGGGTTGGATAAAGGACAAATGGAAGCAGCAAGAGCTTTGGGGATGCCTTATGGAATTGCTATGAAAGAGATCATTATCCCACAAGCTGTAAAAAAAATACTTCCAGCATTAGTTAGTGAATTCATTACTTTATTAAAAGAAACATCTATTGTAGGATTCATTGGAGGAGTAGATTTATTGAGATCAGCAAATATTATCACAAGTCAGACATATAGAGGGGTTGAACCTTTATTGGCAGTAGGGTTGATATATCTGATATTAACAGCTGTATTTACTAAATTTATGAGAGGAATAGAAAAGGGGTTGAAGGTAAGTGATTAA
- a CDS encoding 23S RNA pseudouridine synthase, translated as MRLDKFLTECGLGSRREVKEILSTGEIAVNGIIANNPQMNIKENSDEVFYQERKLEYKKFRYYILNKKAGYITAVEDSREQTVMELLPDWVIKKDLVPVGRLDKDTEGLLLLTNDGALNHKLLSPKNHVEKTYYAELEKNISEEDLIKLRNGVDIGGYITMPAKALKIDLNKIHLTIKEGKFHQVKKMLEAVGNKVIFLKRISFGKLNLDTLELGAVKEINAEDII; from the coding sequence ATGAGATTAGATAAATTTTTAACAGAATGTGGACTGGGAAGCAGAAGAGAAGTCAAAGAAATCCTTAGTACAGGAGAAATAGCTGTAAATGGAATAATTGCCAATAATCCACAAATGAATATAAAAGAGAATTCTGATGAAGTTTTTTATCAGGAAAGAAAACTTGAATATAAAAAATTCAGATATTATATATTAAATAAAAAAGCAGGATATATAACAGCTGTGGAAGATAGTAGAGAACAGACAGTTATGGAGCTGCTGCCTGATTGGGTAATAAAGAAAGATTTAGTTCCTGTAGGAAGATTGGATAAAGATACAGAAGGACTTTTGCTGCTGACAAATGATGGAGCATTAAACCATAAACTGCTGTCTCCCAAAAATCATGTAGAAAAAACTTATTATGCTGAACTTGAAAAAAATATTTCAGAAGAAGATTTAATAAAACTAAGAAATGGAGTAGATATAGGTGGTTATATTACAATGCCAGCAAAGGCATTAAAGATAGATTTAAACAAAATACATCTAACTATAAAAGAGGGAAAATTTCATCAAGTAAAGAAAATGCTGGAAGCAGTTGGAAATAAAGTGATATTTTTAAAGAGAATATCATTTGGAAAATTAAATTTAGATACCCTAGAACTTGGAGCAGTAAAAGAAATAAATGCAGAAGATATTATATAA
- a CDS encoding amino acid ABC transporter substrate-binding protein: MNKLLKSLLMGAMVLSLSVTVLAKDKIYVGTNAEFPPFEYLENGEITGFDMDLVHEIGKIVDADIKIVDMAFDGLLPALQMKKVDLVIAGMTANEERMKTVSFTQPYYTASQVIIVKEGDSSIKSFADLKGKKVGVMLGFTGDMVVSEIDGVKIERFNAAYAGIMALQAGKVEAIVLDSEPAKNYVAQNKGLVLADADAEQEEYAIAVRKNDKALLEKVEKALSEIKENGTYDKLIQKYFN; encoded by the coding sequence ATGAATAAATTATTAAAATCATTATTAATGGGAGCAATGGTTTTATCATTATCGGTAACAGTACTAGCAAAAGATAAAATCTATGTTGGGACAAATGCAGAATTTCCACCATTTGAATATCTTGAAAATGGAGAAATCACAGGTTTTGATATGGATTTAGTACATGAGATTGGAAAAATAGTAGATGCAGACATAAAAATAGTGGATATGGCTTTTGATGGACTGCTTCCAGCACTTCAAATGAAAAAAGTTGACTTGGTAATAGCTGGAATGACTGCTAATGAAGAAAGAATGAAAACTGTATCTTTCACACAGCCTTATTATACTGCCAGCCAAGTAATCATAGTAAAAGAAGGAGATAGTTCTATAAAATCTTTTGCTGATCTTAAAGGGAAAAAAGTTGGAGTTATGCTTGGATTCACTGGAGATATGGTTGTCAGCGAGATTGATGGAGTTAAAATTGAGAGATTCAATGCTGCTTATGCTGGAATAATGGCACTTCAAGCTGGAAAAGTCGAAGCGATTGTACTAGATTCTGAACCAGCTAAAAATTATGTTGCACAAAATAAAGGTTTGGTTTTAGCTGATGCAGATGCAGAACAGGAGGAATATGCAATTGCAGTTAGAAAAAATGATAAGGCACTTTTAGAAAAAGTAGAAAAAGCCCTTAGTGAAATTAAAGAAAATGGAACTTATGATAAACTTATTCAAAAATATTTTAATTAA
- a CDS encoding putative 2-phosphosulfolactate phosphatase, whose product MKIDIILTAADIQPEKIKDKIVVIIDVLRATSVMITALANGAKAIYPYKDIESVLENSKKSKSFVLGGERKGLKIEGFDFGNSPLEYTKEAVAGKDMFMTTSNGTRAIENSANGSKKLFIAAFLNVESVAKKILEENVDTVIICSGTDNNFSLDDALCAGEIIKRAKEKNKNIDLTDISLAMKRLAETSLGIEKTLEGSKHFEYLKTIGFYGDMNHCFTMDMFDIVPEYKNGVITK is encoded by the coding sequence ATGAAAATAGATATAATTTTAACAGCAGCAGATATACAGCCTGAAAAAATAAAAGATAAAATTGTGGTAATCATAGATGTACTTAGAGCAACAAGTGTAATGATAACAGCTCTGGCAAATGGAGCAAAGGCAATATATCCATATAAAGATATTGAAAGTGTATTGGAAAATTCAAAAAAATCTAAATCTTTTGTCCTGGGTGGAGAAAGAAAAGGATTAAAAATTGAAGGATTTGATTTTGGAAATTCTCCATTAGAATATACCAAAGAAGCAGTAGCAGGAAAAGATATGTTTATGACAACAAGCAATGGTACAAGAGCTATTGAAAATTCTGCTAATGGTTCTAAAAAACTTTTTATAGCAGCCTTTTTAAATGTAGAAAGTGTAGCTAAAAAAATATTAGAAGAGAATGTTGATACTGTAATAATCTGTTCTGGTACTGATAATAATTTTTCTTTAGATGATGCGTTATGTGCTGGAGAAATAATAAAGAGAGCAAAAGAAAAAAATAAGAATATTGATCTCACTGATATCAGTCTTGCTATGAAAAGATTAGCTGAAACATCTTTGGGAATAGAAAAGACTCTTGAAGGAAGTAAGCATTTTGAATATTTAAAAACAATAGGTTTTTATGGAGATATGAATCATTGTTTTACTATGGATATGTTTGATATAGTTCCAGAATATAAAAATGGAGTTATAACTAAATAA
- a CDS encoding putative recombinase, translated as MDIIKRDETGVAVSRRKKRNKEERKSIFEIYRSQKTLKDYMFYLKDFLNFVYEGEEGIRAEELIELMKDIEKQDVEDYISYLVEERKLKKTSINKIISSLKSLYKEMEKNGYDNPFKYIKLFKVARNIDNVLKLSFEDIKKIIGQYQINGEKDYRNVNILYTLFYTGMRSQELINLKFKHILEREGNYYIKLEETKSGREQYKSVHNILIQKLKEYKGYLQSLYNIDDVKIEEQYVFSSSVEKNTQLSYRALYDLVQNMGKLIGKDISPHNVRHAVATELSINGADILEIRDFLGHADTRVTEVYINAKSILEKRVLEKLPVFSSLDDIDEKK; from the coding sequence ATGGATATAATAAAAAGAGATGAAACAGGAGTAGCAGTCAGTAGGAGAAAAAAAAGGAACAAAGAGGAACGTAAGAGTATATTTGAAATATATCGTTCTCAAAAAACCCTTAAAGATTATATGTTCTACCTCAAAGATTTTCTTAACTTTGTATATGAAGGAGAAGAGGGAATAAGAGCAGAGGAATTAATTGAACTGATGAAAGATATAGAAAAACAGGATGTAGAGGATTATATTAGCTATCTTGTAGAAGAGAGAAAATTAAAAAAGACATCTATAAATAAAATAATATCCTCTTTAAAATCTCTGTATAAAGAAATGGAAAAAAATGGTTATGATAATCCATTTAAATATATAAAACTTTTTAAAGTGGCAAGAAATATAGATAATGTTCTTAAATTATCATTCGAGGATATAAAAAAAATTATAGGACAATATCAAATAAATGGAGAAAAAGATTATAGAAATGTAAATATTTTATATACATTATTTTATACTGGAATGAGAAGCCAAGAATTGATCAATCTTAAATTCAAGCATATTTTAGAAAGGGAAGGAAACTACTATATAAAATTGGAAGAAACTAAAAGTGGTCGTGAGCAGTATAAGTCTGTTCATAACATCCTTATTCAAAAGCTGAAGGAATATAAAGGTTATCTTCAATCTCTGTATAATATAGATGATGTTAAGATAGAGGAACAGTATGTTTTCAGCAGCTCAGTGGAAAAAAATACTCAGCTTTCTTACAGAGCTCTTTATGATCTTGTGCAAAATATGGGGAAGCTAATAGGTAAGGATATCAGTCCACATAATGTGCGTCATGCTGTTGCTACAGAACTTTCTATTAATGGTGCTGATATTTTAGAAATAAGAGATTTTCTTGGTCATGCTGATACAAGAGTAACAGAAGTGTATATAAATGCTAAATCAATTTTAGAAAAAAGAGTTTTAGAAAAACTTCCTGTATTTTCCTCTTTAGACGATATAGACGAAAAAAAATAG
- a CDS encoding putative transposase, protein MFFFYDRDLLTKLAYAVNDVFKYQFHNIKAKNQRIHKISKYSSKYFTNSDIIHYGLITVIHTFGRDLKWNPHIHAIVTLGGFNKNYQFLEKKYFHVNSIAGQWKKMVIDIVKSGNYDKPEIKAKAYAAANYLYRKNTRFFFNVAKNDLNNNIHAIKYIGRYLSRAPIAEYKIIDFYDNKVTFYYESLTDDKQRIELTLDAETFLSKLIIHIPPKHFKMIRRFGIYSRNIKSELKNIMKFMRKYVSKYSNFTFYQLEIWKTFGVNPFYCFKCNTRMKVKKISYFNIHTGSICWKEYR, encoded by the coding sequence ATGTTTTTCTTCTATGATAGAGACCTTTTAACTAAGCTTGCTTATGCTGTTAATGATGTTTTTAAATATCAATTTCATAACATTAAAGCAAAAAATCAAAGAATTCATAAAATTTCAAAATATTCCTCTAAATACTTTACTAACTCAGATATCATTCATTATGGATTGATTACTGTTATTCATACCTTTGGACGCGATCTTAAATGGAATCCTCATATTCATGCTATTGTTACTTTAGGTGGATTCAATAAAAACTACCAATTTCTTGAAAAAAAATATTTTCATGTCAATTCCATTGCTGGACAATGGAAAAAAATGGTTATTGATATTGTTAAATCTGGAAATTATGACAAGCCTGAAATTAAAGCTAAAGCTTATGCTGCTGCTAACTACCTTTATCGCAAAAATACAAGATTCTTTTTCAATGTTGCAAAAAATGATTTAAATAATAATATTCATGCAATTAAATATATTGGCAGATATCTATCAAGAGCTCCTATCGCAGAATATAAAATTATTGATTTCTATGATAATAAGGTTACTTTCTATTATGAAAGTCTTACTGATGATAAACAAAGAATTGAACTTACTTTAGATGCGGAAACATTTCTTTCCAAATTAATTATTCACATTCCCCCTAAACATTTCAAAATGATTAGGCGCTTTGGAATCTATTCTAGAAATATTAAATCAGAACTTAAAAACATCATGAAATTCATGAGAAAATATGTCTCTAAATATTCCAATTTTACTTTTTATCAACTTGAAATATGGAAAACTTTTGGAGTAAATCCTTTTTATTGTTTTAAATGTAATACCAGAATGAAAGTTAAAAAAATATCATATTTTAATATACATACAGGCTCCATTTGCTGGAAAGAATATCGCTAA
- a CDS encoding amino acid ABC transporter ATP-binding protein, producing MIKVANLYKNFGKLEVLKNISAEIHKGDIVAIIGPSGSGKSTFLRCLNRLEEPTAGHIYVKGEDLMAPGTDINKVREKVGMVFQHFNLFPHKTVLENLTLSPMKLKGYSQEEANKKAMILLDKVGLREKADAYPNQLSGGQKQRIAIARALAMEPEVMLFDEPTSALDPEMIKEVLDVMRDLAKEGMTMLIVTHEMGFARNVANRLFFMDRGDILEDTTPAELFDNPKHERTKEFLEKVLNK from the coding sequence GTGATTAAAGTAGCTAATTTATATAAAAATTTTGGAAAATTAGAAGTATTAAAAAATATAAGTGCAGAAATACATAAAGGTGATATAGTAGCAATAATAGGACCATCAGGAAGTGGAAAATCTACTTTTCTAAGATGTTTAAACAGACTTGAAGAACCTACAGCTGGACATATTTATGTAAAAGGAGAAGATCTTATGGCTCCCGGAACTGATATCAATAAAGTTCGTGAAAAAGTTGGAATGGTATTTCAGCATTTTAATCTTTTTCCTCATAAGACAGTTTTAGAAAATCTTACTCTTTCGCCTATGAAATTAAAAGGTTATTCACAGGAAGAAGCTAATAAAAAAGCAATGATTCTATTAGATAAAGTAGGCTTAAGAGAAAAAGCTGATGCTTATCCTAATCAGCTTTCAGGAGGACAAAAACAGAGAATAGCTATAGCAAGAGCTCTCGCTATGGAACCGGAAGTAATGCTTTTTGATGAACCTACATCTGCTCTTGACCCAGAAATGATTAAAGAGGTTCTTGATGTTATGAGAGATTTAGCAAAAGAAGGAATGACAATGCTTATAGTAACTCATGAAATGGGATTTGCAAGAAATGTAGCAAATAGATTATTTTTTATGGATAGAGGAGACATACTGGAAGATACTACTCCTGCTGAGCTATTTGACAATCCAAAACATGAAAGAACAAAAGAATTTTTAGAGAAAGTCTTGAATAAATAA